A genomic segment from Propionibacteriaceae bacterium ZF39 encodes:
- a CDS encoding TetR/AcrR family transcriptional regulator, which translates to MARAYNNEQRAEAARETRARILAAAYDLLTHASYASFSIAALAEKAGVSPQTIYNSIGGKSVVLKACYDVTLAGDDEPVAMSDRPQFRAMFEAADGGAFLRAYAEWCRVVSERVGPILAPLYAAGDERGIGEFFRTIERERRIGTTHAITALRDRHGLCEGLELDPAIDATWTLNSPEIWDRLTRRCGWTADDYQRWLERQLRAALL; encoded by the coding sequence ATGGCAAGGGCCTACAACAACGAACAGCGAGCCGAGGCTGCCCGCGAGACGCGGGCGCGGATCCTCGCGGCGGCATACGACCTGCTGACCCATGCGTCCTATGCCTCCTTCTCCATCGCCGCACTGGCCGAGAAGGCGGGGGTCAGTCCGCAGACGATCTACAACTCCATCGGCGGGAAATCGGTGGTCCTGAAGGCCTGCTACGACGTGACCCTGGCCGGCGACGACGAGCCCGTCGCGATGAGTGATCGGCCGCAGTTCCGCGCGATGTTCGAGGCGGCGGACGGTGGCGCATTCCTCCGGGCGTACGCCGAGTGGTGTCGCGTCGTGAGTGAGCGGGTGGGCCCGATTCTCGCGCCCCTGTACGCCGCCGGCGACGAACGAGGCATCGGGGAGTTCTTCCGAACCATCGAGCGCGAACGCCGCATCGGCACCACCCACGCCATCACCGCCCTGCGCGATCGGCACGGCCTGTGCGAGGGCCTCGAACTCGACCCTGCGATCGACGCCACCTGGACCCTCAACTCACCCGAGATCTGGGATCGCCTCACCAGACGCTGCGGTTGGACCGCCGATGACTATCAGCGCTGGCTCGAGCGTCAGCTGCGCGCGGCGTTGCTCTGA
- a CDS encoding 3-hydroxyacyl-CoA dehydrogenase NAD-binding domain-containing protein — MSTVELVKAVAAQLAEAERVTEFRVRRVAIPGSVGSGDSPGEMALITMDNGFDHTKPTTLGFNGLLRFHDALDEVEALARGGKVVAAGVTGKPFIFAAGADLTLISQVTDRAHVRALAEFGHVVMGRLHRLGVPSFAFVNGLALGGGLEVALGCDYRTMQDGISVALPETMLGLVPGWGGCYRLPRLVGVAKALEVIVANPLQQNKMLSAQAAEEMGLADAVFGGAGFLVDSLRWAGQVLSGEIVPDRRDWTDDPAWVPTVKGARALLRSRTGGLAPAPERALRLVEAAQEVTEAVGFAAEDDALTDLVTGEEFRSSIYAFNLVQRGAKKPSNAPDKELARKVTKVGVIGAGLMASQLALLFARRLEVPVVMSDVDQAQLDRGLGYVKAEVEKMVGRGRLSPDAANRILGQVTGSVDKQAYADADFVIEAVFEELEIKRQVFAELEQVVSPECVLVTNTSSLSVSAMADGLAHPERVVGFHFFNPVAVMPLVEVVRGASTDEATRATAFGVARALRKTVIGVDDATSFVVNRLLGRFMSEIGTVVDEGTPIEVADAAVVDLAPMPPFQLMGLVGPAIALHNSESLAAAFGERFAVPGVMKALVESGKSGVYLPAKPGTKPELDAEFVGSLEVGDRASSPDEVRQRVLDALADEVRRMIDDGVVSNPSDIDLGMITGAGFSFWNGGLLPLLDRTGTSERVTGRRFLEWGVASLPA; from the coding sequence ATGAGCACGGTCGAGCTGGTGAAGGCAGTGGCCGCCCAGTTGGCGGAGGCGGAGCGGGTGACGGAGTTCCGGGTGCGCCGGGTGGCGATTCCCGGGTCTGTCGGCTCGGGCGACAGTCCAGGCGAGATGGCTCTGATCACCATGGACAACGGGTTCGACCACACGAAGCCGACGACGCTGGGATTCAACGGGCTCCTGCGGTTCCACGATGCGCTCGATGAGGTCGAAGCACTGGCGCGGGGCGGGAAGGTCGTCGCGGCCGGGGTGACGGGGAAGCCGTTCATCTTTGCTGCCGGCGCCGATCTGACACTGATCAGCCAGGTGACGGATCGGGCGCATGTCCGGGCTCTGGCGGAGTTCGGGCATGTGGTGATGGGCCGGCTGCATCGGTTGGGCGTACCGTCGTTTGCTTTTGTGAATGGCTTGGCTCTGGGCGGCGGGCTCGAGGTCGCGCTGGGTTGTGACTACCGCACGATGCAGGACGGTATTTCGGTCGCACTGCCCGAGACGATGCTCGGCCTGGTGCCGGGCTGGGGCGGGTGTTATCGGCTGCCGCGGCTGGTCGGCGTGGCGAAGGCTCTCGAGGTCATCGTCGCCAACCCGTTGCAGCAGAACAAGATGCTCTCCGCGCAGGCGGCCGAGGAGATGGGGCTCGCCGACGCCGTGTTCGGCGGAGCCGGGTTCCTGGTCGATTCGCTGCGGTGGGCGGGGCAGGTGCTGAGTGGGGAGATCGTGCCCGACCGGCGTGATTGGACCGACGATCCGGCGTGGGTGCCGACGGTGAAGGGGGCGCGGGCGCTCCTGCGATCGCGTACCGGTGGCCTGGCCCCGGCGCCCGAACGCGCCCTGCGTCTTGTCGAGGCGGCCCAGGAGGTGACCGAGGCGGTGGGCTTCGCAGCCGAGGATGATGCGCTCACCGACCTGGTGACGGGCGAGGAGTTCCGGTCGTCGATCTATGCGTTCAACCTCGTGCAGCGCGGGGCGAAGAAGCCGTCGAACGCGCCGGACAAGGAGCTCGCGCGCAAGGTCACGAAGGTCGGTGTCATCGGGGCGGGGCTGATGGCGTCGCAGCTGGCGCTGTTGTTCGCGCGGCGGCTCGAAGTGCCGGTCGTGATGAGCGATGTCGATCAGGCGCAGCTGGATCGCGGCCTCGGTTATGTGAAGGCCGAGGTCGAGAAGATGGTCGGCCGCGGGCGGTTGTCGCCCGATGCGGCGAACCGGATTCTCGGTCAGGTGACGGGGAGCGTGGACAAGCAGGCGTACGCCGATGCCGACTTCGTCATCGAAGCCGTCTTCGAGGAGCTCGAGATCAAGCGGCAGGTGTTCGCGGAGCTGGAGCAGGTGGTTTCCCCCGAGTGCGTGCTGGTGACGAATACGTCGTCGCTGTCGGTCTCGGCCATGGCCGACGGCTTGGCGCATCCCGAGCGGGTCGTCGGCTTCCACTTCTTCAACCCGGTGGCCGTGATGCCGCTGGTGGAAGTGGTGCGGGGAGCGTCGACGGACGAGGCGACCCGGGCGACGGCGTTTGGCGTGGCGCGGGCTCTGCGGAAGACCGTGATCGGGGTCGACGATGCGACGTCCTTCGTGGTCAACCGCCTGCTGGGCCGGTTCATGAGCGAGATCGGGACGGTGGTGGACGAGGGTACGCCGATCGAGGTGGCCGATGCCGCCGTCGTGGATCTTGCCCCGATGCCGCCGTTCCAGCTGATGGGGCTGGTCGGGCCGGCGATTGCGCTCCACAACAGCGAGTCCCTGGCCGCGGCGTTTGGGGAGCGGTTCGCGGTGCCCGGGGTGATGAAGGCGCTCGTCGAGTCGGGCAAGTCGGGCGTTTATCTGCCCGCCAAGCCGGGGACGAAGCCGGAGCTGGATGCCGAGTTCGTGGGGTCGCTGGAAGTGGGCGATCGGGCGTCGAGTCCGGACGAGGTACGCCAGCGCGTCCTCGATGCTCTGGCCGACGAGGTCCGCCGGATGATCGACGACGGGGTCGTGTCGAACCCGAGTGACATCGACCTCGGCATGATCACCGGCGCGGGCTTCTCGTTCTGGAACGGTGGACTCTTGCCGCTCCTCGATCGCACCGGGACGTCCGAGCGCGTGACCGGTCGGCGATTCCTGGAATGGGGAGTGGCGTCCCTGCCCGCGTGA
- a CDS encoding thiolase family protein: MVFVDGVRTPFGKAGDDGLYAQTRADDLVVACVRELLARQPQLPPERIDDVAIAATTQTGDQGLTLGRTAGILAGLPKSVPGYAIDRMCAGAMTAVATTAAAIGFGQTDIAVAGGVEHMGHHPIGAGMDPNPRFLADRLVDPSALVMGKTAENLHDRYPQITKDRCDAYAVASQAKYAAAVDRGDIQSDLVPVAVRSVERGWGVASADEPPRPGTTLADLATLRTPFRAHGHVTAGNSAGLNDGATACLIAGEDTAAELGLPVAMRMVGFAFAGVEPEVMGVGPVPSTHKALNRAGLTLDDIGLIEINEAFAVQVLAFCEEFGLADDDPRMNPWGGAIAMGHPLASSGVRLMTQLARHFRARPDVRYGITTMCIGLGMGGTVIWENPAFEGER, translated from the coding sequence GTGGTCTTTGTCGACGGGGTCAGGACGCCCTTCGGCAAGGCCGGTGACGACGGGCTCTATGCCCAGACGCGAGCGGATGATCTGGTCGTGGCGTGCGTACGCGAACTGCTCGCGCGCCAGCCCCAACTGCCGCCGGAGCGCATCGACGATGTCGCGATCGCGGCCACGACCCAGACCGGTGACCAGGGCCTGACGCTGGGGCGTACGGCCGGGATTCTCGCCGGACTGCCGAAGTCCGTGCCGGGCTATGCGATCGACCGCATGTGTGCGGGTGCGATGACCGCAGTGGCGACGACCGCCGCGGCGATCGGGTTCGGTCAGACCGATATCGCCGTGGCCGGTGGCGTCGAACACATGGGTCATCACCCCATCGGCGCGGGCATGGACCCCAATCCGCGGTTCCTCGCCGATCGGCTGGTCGACCCGAGCGCGCTCGTCATGGGCAAGACCGCCGAGAATCTCCATGATCGCTATCCGCAGATCACCAAGGACCGGTGCGATGCGTATGCGGTGGCGTCCCAGGCGAAGTATGCCGCAGCCGTCGACCGCGGTGACATCCAGTCCGATCTGGTCCCCGTCGCGGTGCGATCGGTCGAACGGGGTTGGGGCGTGGCCAGTGCCGACGAGCCCCCGCGCCCGGGCACCACACTCGCCGACCTCGCGACTCTGCGTACCCCCTTCCGGGCCCACGGCCACGTCACCGCCGGCAACTCCGCCGGACTCAACGACGGCGCGACCGCCTGCCTGATCGCGGGCGAGGACACGGCGGCAGAGCTGGGCCTGCCCGTCGCGATGCGGATGGTCGGGTTCGCGTTCGCGGGCGTCGAGCCGGAGGTCATGGGTGTTGGCCCGGTGCCGTCGACGCACAAGGCGCTCAACCGCGCCGGGCTCACCCTGGATGACATCGGGCTGATCGAGATCAACGAGGCGTTCGCGGTGCAGGTCCTGGCGTTCTGTGAGGAGTTCGGCCTCGCCGATGACGATCCGCGGATGAATCCCTGGGGCGGTGCGATCGCGATGGGGCATCCGCTGGCGTCGTCGGGCGTACGCCTGATGACCCAGCTTGCGCGCCACTTCCGCGCGCGGCCGGATGTCCGGTACGGCATCACCACCATGTGCATCGGCCTCGGCATGGGCGGCACGGTCATCTGGGAAAATCCGGCCTTCGAGGGGGAACGATGA
- a CDS encoding globin domain-containing protein, with product MLLSPESEAIVKATAGVVAENAEAITARFYPHMFEANPELLNTFNKANQAIGEQPKALAASVVAYAVNLIDPGAPDFTPIMNRIAHKHVSLGIKATDYTIVGRHLMWAVGDVLGGAVTPEVAAAWDEVYWLFGAQLIAEEAKIYALGGTDPNQPWRKYKVVDRTDETDGIFSLEISPVEGDLPKHEVGQYVAISVPLSDNERQPRQYTISGVPGGDSYRVTIKRVKGENGAPDGQVSNWLADNAQVGAVLDVSQPAGDVILDRSDEPLVLVSAGIGITPMAAIMEDLVQHQPRRTVRVYHADKNHGTQALYQRMLGQSMQLKDSVGEFWYEEGAADAPTRRPAREGLMDLSDVELPEGCRVFMCGPLDFMSAVRRTLISRGVPAERIDYEIFGPDLWANNPQ from the coding sequence ATGCTGCTGTCCCCTGAGTCCGAAGCCATCGTCAAGGCCACCGCCGGTGTGGTTGCCGAGAACGCGGAGGCCATCACCGCTCGCTTCTACCCGCACATGTTCGAGGCGAACCCCGAACTGCTGAACACGTTCAACAAGGCCAACCAGGCCATTGGCGAGCAGCCCAAGGCGCTCGCTGCGTCCGTGGTGGCGTACGCGGTCAACCTGATCGACCCGGGCGCCCCCGACTTCACGCCGATCATGAACCGGATCGCGCACAAGCACGTGTCGCTGGGCATCAAGGCCACCGACTACACGATCGTCGGGCGCCACCTCATGTGGGCCGTGGGCGACGTCCTCGGCGGAGCCGTCACCCCCGAGGTCGCTGCGGCCTGGGACGAGGTCTACTGGCTGTTCGGCGCCCAGCTGATCGCCGAAGAGGCCAAGATCTATGCGCTCGGCGGCACGGATCCGAACCAGCCGTGGCGCAAATACAAGGTCGTGGACCGCACCGACGAGACCGACGGCATCTTCTCGCTGGAGATCTCGCCGGTCGAGGGCGACCTGCCGAAGCACGAGGTCGGGCAATATGTCGCGATCTCCGTCCCGCTGAGCGACAACGAGCGCCAGCCGCGTCAGTACACGATTTCCGGCGTCCCCGGCGGCGATTCCTATCGCGTGACGATCAAGCGCGTGAAGGGCGAGAACGGTGCGCCCGACGGCCAGGTCTCCAACTGGCTCGCCGACAACGCCCAGGTGGGCGCCGTCCTCGACGTGTCGCAGCCGGCCGGCGATGTCATCCTCGACCGATCCGACGAGCCGCTCGTCCTGGTCAGCGCCGGCATCGGCATCACGCCGATGGCCGCCATCATGGAGGACCTGGTCCAGCACCAGCCGCGCCGCACCGTCCGCGTCTATCACGCGGACAAGAATCACGGCACCCAGGCGCTCTACCAGCGCATGCTCGGCCAGTCGATGCAGCTGAAGGATTCCGTGGGTGAGTTCTGGTATGAGGAGGGAGCCGCCGACGCTCCCACCCGCCGCCCGGCCCGCGAAGGCCTGATGGACCTGTCCGATGTCGAGCTGCCCGAGGGCTGCCGCGTCTTCATGTGTGGCCCCCTCGACTTCATGTCGGCCGTGCGCCGCACGCTCATCTCGCGCGGCGTCCCCGCCGAGCGCATCGACTACGAGATCTTCGGCCCCGACCTCTGGGCCAACAACCCCCAGTGA
- a CDS encoding ester cyclase, translated as MSYAAMPAAIRVFDAINSGDLSCLDECITEDFVDHGSPFPIPPGPEGYRQILGFVTRVLKIRYEMEEAIETDDRIVFRAVAHGIGTAAFHGVAAEGKPYSMQTLHVYHTRGDRLAEHWGVRDELGAMLQMGVIPAPQPLDAPQSVQ; from the coding sequence ATGTCCTACGCTGCCATGCCTGCCGCCATCCGCGTCTTCGATGCCATCAACAGTGGCGACCTGAGTTGCCTCGACGAGTGCATCACCGAGGACTTCGTCGATCACGGGTCGCCGTTCCCCATCCCGCCGGGGCCCGAGGGCTATCGCCAGATCCTGGGGTTCGTCACGCGCGTGCTGAAGATCCGCTACGAGATGGAGGAGGCCATCGAGACCGACGATCGCATCGTTTTCCGCGCCGTCGCGCATGGGATCGGCACGGCGGCCTTCCACGGCGTCGCGGCCGAGGGCAAGCCCTACTCCATGCAAACCCTGCACGTCTATCACACGCGCGGCGACCGGCTGGCCGAGCACTGGGGCGTACGTGATGAGCTCGGCGCCATGCTCCAGATGGGCGTCATCCCGGCACCGCAGCCGCTGGACGCGCCCCAAAGTGTCCAGTGA
- a CDS encoding TIGR04053 family radical SAM/SPASM domain-containing protein, whose protein sequence is MSTLPAGRSRPVVRHQRQDIDDKPFIVIWEVTRACQLACAHCRASAIPRRDPRELTTDEGRALLDTIASFPKPHPIVVLTGGDPFERDDLEELVAHGTELGLSVALSPSVTPNLTESRLAALREAGGKAVSLSLDGARPEVHDAFRGFEGTHAATLDAAKTVRDAGFRLHVNSTVTAGTVAELPELLAQVLDLGAALWSVFFLVPTGRGDALKSLSAYEVEQVLHWLVDVSCFIAIKTTEAPHYRRVVIQRAKGGQPVDGELYRALTARTAEILADREVRERPARPPIDVNSGRGFVFIDHHGLVYPSGFLPFAAGDVHDTSLVDIYRNDETMRRLRRPRTFGGHCGVCEFAEVCGGSRSRAYALTGDPFAADESCILNL, encoded by the coding sequence GTGTCAACTCTCCCGGCGGGCCGGTCGCGGCCGGTGGTACGCCACCAGCGCCAGGACATCGACGACAAGCCCTTCATCGTCATCTGGGAGGTCACCCGCGCGTGCCAGCTCGCGTGCGCACACTGTCGGGCGAGCGCAATCCCCCGCCGAGACCCGCGGGAGCTGACGACCGACGAGGGCAGGGCGCTGCTCGACACGATCGCGAGCTTCCCGAAGCCGCATCCGATCGTCGTCCTGACCGGAGGCGATCCGTTCGAGCGGGACGACCTCGAGGAGTTGGTCGCGCACGGCACGGAGCTGGGGCTGTCGGTCGCGCTGTCGCCGTCCGTGACGCCGAACCTCACGGAGTCTCGGCTCGCTGCGCTGCGGGAGGCCGGCGGCAAGGCTGTCTCGTTGTCATTGGACGGTGCTCGGCCGGAGGTGCACGATGCGTTCCGGGGATTCGAGGGTACGCACGCCGCCACCCTGGACGCCGCCAAGACCGTGCGCGATGCGGGCTTCCGACTGCATGTCAATTCGACGGTCACAGCCGGCACCGTGGCCGAGCTGCCCGAGTTGCTGGCCCAGGTGCTGGATCTCGGTGCGGCGCTGTGGAGCGTGTTCTTTCTCGTGCCGACCGGCCGCGGGGACGCGCTGAAGTCCCTATCGGCGTACGAAGTCGAGCAAGTCCTCCACTGGCTCGTCGACGTCTCCTGCTTCATCGCGATCAAGACCACCGAGGCACCGCACTATCGCCGGGTGGTGATCCAGCGCGCGAAGGGTGGGCAGCCGGTCGACGGGGAGCTGTATCGCGCGCTGACCGCCCGAACCGCGGAGATCCTGGCCGACCGGGAGGTACGTGAGCGGCCTGCGCGCCCGCCGATCGACGTCAACTCCGGGCGCGGGTTCGTGTTCATCGACCACCACGGCCTGGTCTATCCGAGTGGCTTTCTGCCATTCGCCGCCGGGGATGTCCACGACACCTCGCTCGTCGACATCTATCGCAACGACGAGACGATGCGGCGTCTGCGGCGGCCCAGGACCTTCGGCGGTCACTGCGGGGTGTGCGAGTTCGCCGAGGTCTGCGGCGGGTCCCGCTCCCGCGCGTACGCCCTCACCGGCGACCCCTTCGCCGCCGATGAGAGCTGCATCCTGAATCTCTAG
- a CDS encoding methyltransferase domain-containing protein, translating into MSGAEPGALTGELVRLVGAARVAACDPSPDFVTACRARYPGVDVRAGQAEALDYADGQFDIAYAQLVFHFVSDPGRATAEMRRVVAPSGRVALCVWDFTVGMQMLRAFWDAALSLDPNAPGELGTFRFGRVNELSDLLTSAGLTDVQEEELTVSSEYSDFDELWETFELGIGPAGAHVARLAPEPRMALREAYFRHLGSPVGSFHLTAVARAAHGLVGRGRDQWAAPGEA; encoded by the coding sequence ATGTCGGGTGCGGAACCGGGGGCGCTGACCGGCGAGTTGGTACGCCTGGTCGGCGCCGCCCGAGTCGCCGCCTGTGACCCCTCACCCGACTTCGTCACCGCGTGCCGGGCGCGCTATCCGGGCGTGGACGTGCGGGCCGGGCAGGCCGAGGCGCTGGACTATGCCGATGGCCAGTTCGACATCGCGTACGCCCAGTTGGTCTTCCACTTCGTCAGCGACCCCGGGCGCGCGACGGCAGAAATGCGTCGAGTGGTCGCACCGAGTGGCCGAGTGGCGCTCTGCGTCTGGGACTTCACCGTCGGCATGCAGATGCTCCGGGCGTTCTGGGATGCTGCCCTGTCGCTCGATCCGAACGCCCCGGGCGAGCTGGGGACGTTCCGATTCGGCCGGGTGAATGAACTCAGCGACCTGCTGACCAGCGCCGGCCTGACCGACGTGCAGGAGGAGGAGCTCACGGTCTCGTCCGAATACTCGGACTTCGACGAGCTCTGGGAGACCTTCGAACTGGGGATCGGCCCGGCGGGAGCACATGTCGCGCGGCTGGCGCCGGAGCCGCGGATGGCCTTGCGGGAGGCGTACTTCCGCCACCTGGGCTCTCCCGTGGGGAGTTTCCATTTGACCGCGGTGGCACGTGCCGCGCATGGGCTCGTTGGGCGTGGCCGGGATCAGTGGGCGGCGCCGGGAGAGGCGTAG
- a CDS encoding protein phosphatase 2C domain-containing protein encodes MDNLDFAAVTHAGSVKQVNEDSVLARPPVFAVADGISGCQRGEIASGLVLRTLARLADESDLTPDTVAAAVADAHAGVLESQTRDHHRAATTVCGAVALEIGEVAYWVVFNAGDSRLYRQLAPGEALEQVSVDHSHVQELVTAGVITPEEAELHPERHVITRAVGSRAGCRPDYWLVPMVPGERMLICTDGLLRDVEFDRIESIVGGEGSPEETVQSLLDLALAAGARDNVSVVVVDVNDAPVRV; translated from the coding sequence GTGGACAACCTCGATTTCGCGGCTGTCACGCACGCCGGATCAGTGAAGCAGGTCAATGAGGACAGCGTTCTGGCCCGGCCCCCGGTGTTCGCGGTAGCCGACGGGATCTCCGGATGTCAGCGTGGCGAAATAGCCAGCGGCCTGGTGCTGCGGACCCTGGCACGGCTGGCCGACGAGTCGGACCTGACGCCGGACACGGTGGCGGCCGCTGTCGCCGATGCCCACGCCGGCGTACTCGAATCGCAGACCCGCGATCACCATCGCGCGGCGACGACCGTGTGCGGGGCAGTGGCGCTCGAGATCGGCGAGGTGGCGTACTGGGTCGTTTTCAACGCCGGCGACTCCCGCCTCTATCGCCAACTCGCCCCGGGCGAGGCGCTGGAGCAGGTGAGCGTGGACCACTCGCACGTGCAGGAACTCGTCACCGCCGGGGTGATCACGCCGGAGGAGGCCGAGCTCCACCCGGAACGGCATGTGATCACCCGCGCGGTCGGGTCCCGGGCGGGATGCCGGCCCGACTACTGGCTCGTGCCGATGGTGCCCGGTGAGCGGATGTTGATCTGCACCGATGGGCTGCTCCGGGATGTGGAGTTCGACCGGATCGAGTCGATCGTCGGCGGGGAAGGGTCCCCGGAGGAGACGGTGCAGTCGCTGCTCGACCTCGCGCTGGCTGCCGGCGCCCGCGACAACGTGTCGGTTGTCGTGGTGGATGTGAATGATGCGCCCGTTAGGGTGTGA
- a CDS encoding glucosaminidase domain-containing protein, translating into MRLPQIRLVLLLVSAVLVTTVVANLAACQQAATPLLTNGATGLRVTGLQWLLNAERADVGVTGTYAGQTAAAVRGFQGASGLEPTGEVDRATFTRLTPDAKLGDRGLRVRAVQTLLNLQGQPTGVYDDFDAATAEKVRAFHAAKDLDDTGAVDRATWDALFEGESTGPTVSEADQFFETIAPHAREAKHAFGVPAAVSMAQSAQETGWGRSAPGNNYFGVKCHGRPASVVKYDCIDHRTNEWENGEKIEITDSFRTYASMRDSVMDYANFLKSNSRYAPAFRFSNDPDAFARELQVAGYATDPTYADSLIDIMKQRDLYAYDR; encoded by the coding sequence ATGCGACTCCCCCAGATCCGGCTGGTTCTGCTGCTCGTTTCCGCGGTTCTCGTCACCACAGTGGTGGCGAATCTCGCCGCCTGTCAACAGGCCGCGACGCCGCTGCTCACCAACGGCGCCACCGGGTTGCGCGTCACCGGGCTGCAGTGGCTGCTGAATGCGGAGCGGGCCGACGTGGGCGTCACGGGCACCTATGCGGGCCAGACCGCCGCTGCGGTGCGGGGATTCCAGGGGGCTTCGGGACTGGAACCGACCGGTGAGGTCGACCGGGCCACTTTCACGAGGCTCACCCCGGACGCGAAGCTCGGCGATCGCGGTCTTCGCGTACGCGCGGTGCAGACGCTGCTGAACCTGCAGGGCCAGCCGACCGGGGTGTATGACGACTTCGACGCGGCCACGGCGGAGAAGGTACGGGCGTTCCACGCGGCGAAGGACCTCGACGACACCGGCGCGGTCGATCGGGCGACGTGGGATGCGTTGTTCGAAGGCGAGAGCACCGGGCCCACCGTCAGCGAGGCCGACCAGTTCTTCGAGACCATCGCGCCGCATGCGCGCGAGGCGAAGCATGCGTTCGGCGTACCCGCTGCGGTCAGCATGGCCCAGTCCGCCCAGGAGACCGGCTGGGGCCGGTCCGCCCCGGGCAACAACTATTTCGGCGTCAAGTGCCACGGCCGGCCTGCGAGCGTGGTGAAGTACGACTGCATCGACCACAGGACGAACGAGTGGGAGAACGGCGAGAAGATCGAGATCACCGACAGCTTCCGGACCTATGCGTCCATGCGTGATTCGGTCATGGACTATGCCAACTTCCTCAAGTCCAACTCGCGCTATGCCCCCGCATTCCGGTTCTCGAACGATCCCGACGCCTTCGCCCGCGAACTCCAGGTCGCCGGCTATGCCACCGACCCGACCTATGCCGACTCCCTCATCGACATCATGAAGCAGCGGGATCTGTACGCCTACGACCGCTGA